In Misgurnus anguillicaudatus chromosome 5, ASM2758022v2, whole genome shotgun sequence, a genomic segment contains:
- the LOC129414168 gene encoding glutathione S-transferase Mu 4: MRSRRRVSPIYFAAWTSVRTTTLQFTHCCKMVMKLAYWDIRGLAQPIRLLLEYTGTEYEEKMYSCGDGPNYDKSCWFNEKDKLGMDFPNLPYLLDGDKKIVQSNAILRYIARKNNLCGETEEERVRVDILENQAMDFRNGFVQVCYGDFDKLKPCYNETLPGTLKQMSDFLGDRKWFAGNKITFVDFIMYELLDQHRMFCPECLDDFKNLRCFLDRFESLEKIVAYMKSSKFIKTPVNNKMAKWGNKKE; encoded by the exons ATGCGTTCACGCAGGCGCGTGTCCCCCATTTATTTTGCCGCCTGGACCTCCGTGCGAACCACAACTCTTCAGTTCACACACTGTTGCAAGATGGTAATGAAATTGGCTTACTGGGACATACGCGGG CTTGCTCAGCCAATCCGCCTGCTGTTGGAATACACTGGCACCGAGTATGAGGAAAAGATGTATTCCTGCGGTGACG GCCCCAACTATGACAAAAGCTGTTGGTTCAATGAGAAGGACAAACTCGGAATGGACTTCCCTAAT TTGCCCTACCTACTAGACGGCGACAAGAAGATTGTCCAAAGCAATGCCATTTTGAGATACATTGCCCGCAAAAACAACCTTT GTGGGGAAACTGAAGAGGAACGGGTGAGGGTTGACATCTTGGAAAATCAGGCAATGGACTTCCGCAATGGTTTCGTTCAGGTCTGCTATGGAGACTTT GACAAACTCAAACCGTGCTACAATGAGACACTGCCAGGAACCTTAAAGCAGATGTCTGATTTTCTTGGTGATAGGAAGTGGTTTGCTGGAAACAAG ATCACATTTGTGGACTTCATTATGTACGAGTTGTTGGATCAGCACCGTATGTTTTGTCCAGAATGCTTGGATGACTTCAAAAATCTTAGATGCTTTCTGGATCGCTTTGAG AGCCTTGAGAAGATCGTAGCATACATGAAGTCCAGCAAATTCATCAAAACACCCGTTAACAACAAGATGGCAAAATGGGGAAACAAAAAGGAGTGA